The following proteins come from a genomic window of Myxococcales bacterium:
- a CDS encoding UvrD-helicase domain-containing protein, which produces MSAQLADHEARRAIREDLDATLVVEAAAGAGKTTELVRRVLALLQTGRARLSTIVAVTFTEKAAGEMKLRLRTAIERERIRATDAEVRERLEGAARELEVAHIGTIHGFCADLLRERPVEAGIDPLFTVADEGETRRLYREAFEPWFQAVLNGDAEAYPGVHRVLRRRSRDESPHDMLLDAGYRLVEQRDFDAPWTRPVFDRVPALDEICAALADLGALALDADDMSIDKENKPNWLYISLDSIARFSSELARKEAARGGERDYDGLEAELRRLARERHWAWGGRGSPNYSRKKGLSRQDVADRRAALKSRLDALLTTTDADLAACLREELRPLAGAYEALKARAGKLDFLDLLLKTRDLLDENPGTRRALRARYTHLLVDEFQDTDPLQAHILFSLGRAADDDDARDERGAATAAPAPGKLFFVGDPKQSIYRFRRADVAFYEATKRQLVANGARLVHLTTSFRSTPDVQSVVNATFARAMVQTEEGSQAAYVPLSGHRAAGPEAQPAIVALPVPRPYSAKIGKIAKYSIEESLPDAVGAFVDWLVHKSGYTVQEQRDNRPVEVPVTAGHVCLLFKRFSSFGGDVTRPYVRALEARHVPHVLVGGRGFHEREEVLALRNAATAIEYPFDEYAVYATLKGPLFALPDAALFAYRALARSLDPRRPPPDLDALTAPVAEALAVLRELHGSRNRRPFADTLAELLERTRAHAGFAIWPTGEQALANVLRVLDVARKATHAPGVHSFRAFVTALDEDASRGNVSEAFVAEEDAAGVRMMTVHRAKGLEFPVVILADPTARPTHTEPSRFVDAQRRLFAAPLCGAAPLELSEHRDRVLAQDHEEAVRLLYVATTRARDMLVVPVVGDEPLADSWLEALGPTVYPPQDRRARPSDLKPTPLPFGADSVLDRPEKVWNARPVRPGWHAPAAGTHEVLFFDPAALGLGKEDEAGLRQQKILAADDGGGDRAAQARYDAWVVARDALRETASAPSVRVVTPTELKDALNLATPATVEPLPALPVHRTVTPREGRPHGKRYGVLVHALLAEAPLDGSHGALLPALARAHGRSLGATEEEIAFAARAAGAALEHELLARARASTDARREVGITLRTPDGRLVEGVVDLAFREADGSTTVIDFKTDVDEGPRLASYRAQLALYAEAIAASTGAPARGVLLLV; this is translated from the coding sequence ATGAGCGCACAGCTCGCCGATCACGAGGCGCGCCGGGCCATCCGGGAGGACCTCGACGCGACCCTCGTCGTGGAGGCCGCGGCGGGGGCCGGCAAGACGACCGAGCTCGTGCGCCGCGTGCTCGCGCTGCTCCAGACTGGACGCGCGCGGCTGTCGACCATCGTCGCGGTCACGTTCACGGAGAAGGCCGCGGGCGAGATGAAGCTCCGGCTGCGCACCGCGATCGAGCGCGAGCGCATCCGCGCCACGGACGCGGAGGTGCGCGAGCGCCTCGAGGGCGCGGCGCGCGAGCTGGAGGTCGCCCACATCGGGACAATCCACGGCTTCTGCGCAGACCTGCTCCGTGAGCGACCCGTCGAGGCCGGCATCGATCCGCTCTTCACCGTGGCGGACGAAGGCGAGACGCGGCGGCTCTACCGCGAGGCCTTCGAGCCGTGGTTCCAGGCCGTGCTCAACGGGGACGCGGAGGCCTATCCCGGGGTGCACCGCGTGCTGCGGCGGCGCAGCCGCGACGAGAGTCCCCACGACATGCTGCTCGACGCCGGGTACCGCCTCGTCGAGCAGCGCGACTTCGACGCCCCGTGGACCCGGCCAGTGTTCGATCGCGTGCCCGCGCTCGACGAGATTTGCGCGGCGCTCGCCGACCTCGGGGCCCTCGCCCTCGACGCCGACGACATGTCGATCGACAAGGAGAACAAGCCCAACTGGCTCTACATCTCCCTCGACTCCATCGCGCGCTTCTCCTCCGAGCTCGCGCGCAAGGAGGCGGCGCGCGGCGGAGAGCGCGACTACGACGGCCTCGAGGCGGAGCTGCGGCGGCTCGCGCGCGAGCGCCACTGGGCCTGGGGCGGGCGCGGCAGCCCAAACTACTCCCGCAAGAAGGGCCTCTCTCGCCAAGACGTGGCCGACCGGCGCGCGGCGCTCAAGTCCAGGCTGGACGCGCTCCTCACCACGACGGACGCGGACTTGGCCGCCTGCCTGCGCGAGGAGCTCCGGCCACTGGCGGGCGCGTACGAGGCGTTGAAGGCCCGCGCGGGGAAGCTCGATTTCCTCGACCTCCTCCTGAAGACACGCGACCTGCTCGACGAGAACCCGGGCACCCGCCGCGCGCTACGTGCACGGTACACGCATCTGCTGGTGGACGAGTTCCAGGACACCGACCCCCTCCAGGCCCACATCCTGTTCTCGCTCGGCCGCGCGGCCGACGACGACGACGCGCGCGACGAGCGCGGCGCCGCGACCGCTGCCCCTGCGCCCGGCAAGCTCTTCTTCGTGGGCGATCCGAAGCAGTCGATCTACCGATTCCGGCGAGCCGACGTGGCCTTCTACGAGGCGACCAAGCGCCAGCTCGTCGCCAATGGCGCGCGCCTCGTGCACCTCACGACCAGCTTCCGCAGCACGCCCGACGTGCAGAGCGTGGTGAACGCGACCTTCGCGCGGGCGATGGTCCAGACCGAGGAGGGCAGCCAGGCCGCGTACGTGCCCCTCTCGGGCCACCGGGCCGCGGGTCCGGAGGCCCAGCCCGCCATCGTGGCGCTGCCCGTTCCCCGCCCGTACTCGGCGAAGATCGGCAAGATCGCGAAGTACTCGATCGAGGAGTCGCTCCCCGACGCCGTGGGCGCCTTCGTCGACTGGCTCGTCCACAAGAGCGGCTACACGGTCCAGGAGCAGCGCGACAACCGGCCGGTCGAGGTGCCCGTCACGGCGGGCCACGTGTGCCTCTTGTTCAAGCGATTCTCGTCGTTCGGCGGCGACGTCACCCGCCCGTACGTGCGGGCCCTGGAGGCGCGGCACGTGCCCCACGTGCTCGTCGGCGGGCGCGGGTTTCACGAGCGCGAGGAGGTGCTCGCCCTGCGAAACGCGGCGACCGCGATCGAGTATCCGTTCGACGAGTACGCGGTCTACGCGACGCTGAAGGGGCCGCTCTTCGCCCTGCCCGACGCGGCGCTGTTCGCGTACCGCGCGCTCGCCCGCTCGCTCGACCCACGCCGGCCACCGCCCGACCTCGACGCGCTCACCGCGCCGGTGGCGGAGGCGCTCGCGGTCTTGCGCGAGCTCCACGGGTCGCGGAACCGACGCCCCTTCGCCGACACCCTCGCAGAGCTCCTCGAGCGCACGCGCGCGCACGCCGGGTTCGCCATCTGGCCGACCGGCGAGCAAGCCCTCGCCAACGTCCTCCGCGTGCTCGACGTCGCGAGGAAGGCCACCCACGCGCCGGGTGTGCACTCGTTCCGCGCGTTCGTCACGGCGCTAGACGAAGACGCGAGCCGAGGCAACGTGTCCGAGGCGTTCGTCGCGGAGGAGGACGCCGCCGGGGTCCGAATGATGACGGTCCATCGAGCAAAAGGGCTCGAGTTTCCAGTAGTCATACTCGCAGACCCGACCGCGAGACCCACGCACACGGAGCCCTCGCGCTTCGTCGACGCGCAGCGCCGCCTGTTCGCGGCGCCCCTGTGCGGCGCCGCGCCCCTCGAGCTGTCCGAGCACCGCGACCGCGTGCTGGCGCAGGACCACGAGGAGGCGGTGCGGCTGCTCTACGTGGCCACGACCCGCGCGCGCGACATGCTGGTCGTCCCGGTGGTGGGCGACGAACCGCTGGCGGACAGCTGGCTCGAAGCGCTCGGCCCCACGGTGTACCCGCCGCAAGACCGGCGCGCGCGGCCGAGCGACCTGAAGCCCACGCCGCTGCCCTTCGGCGCCGACTCGGTCCTCGATCGCCCCGAGAAGGTGTGGAACGCGCGGCCGGTACGGCCCGGGTGGCACGCGCCTGCGGCGGGCACGCACGAGGTGCTCTTCTTCGATCCCGCGGCCCTCGGCCTCGGCAAGGAGGACGAGGCGGGGCTCAGACAGCAGAAGATCCTGGCGGCGGACGACGGCGGCGGCGACCGCGCGGCGCAGGCGCGCTACGACGCGTGGGTCGTCGCACGCGACGCCCTGCGCGAGACGGCGAGCGCGCCTTCGGTGCGGGTGGTCACGCCTACCGAGCTCAAGGACGCGCTCAACCTCGCGACGCCGGCCACCGTGGAACCGCTGCCCGCGCTGCCCGTGCACCGCACGGTGACCCCGCGCGAGGGGCGCCCCCACGGGAAACGCTACGGCGTGCTCGTGCACGCCCTCCTCGCCGAGGCGCCGCTCGACGGATCGCACGGGGCCCTCCTGCCCGCGCTCGCGCGCGCCCACGGCCGCTCGCTCGGGGCCACGGAGGAGGAGATCGCCTTCGCCGCGCGCGCCGCCGGGGCCGCCCTCGAGCACGAGCTCCTGGCGCGGGCCCGCGCCTCGACCGACGCGCGCCGCGAGGTAGGGATCACCCTGCGGACACCCGACGGGCGCCTCGTCGAGGGGGTCGTCGACCTCGCGTTCCGAGAGGCCGACGGCAGCACCACGGTGATCGATTTCAAGACCGACGTCGACGAGGGCCCGCGCCTCGCGAGCTATCGCGCGCAGCTCGCGCTCTACGCGGAGGCCATCGCGGCCTCGACGGGCGCGCCGGCCCGCGGCGTCTTGCTCCTCGTTTGA
- a CDS encoding Zn-dependent oligopeptidase — protein MRTPAGLLSFVTLVSLGLAAVSAGCGAPPPPPAQPVTKVTVQRAPVPTEAPPPPPAMLPLDVDPTLHFTSADSMRRLCRESLAQAQNKLNEVRLLAKADDAALTAEAVLGGLDDARLATKNAGDFSALMAVAHPEEAVRKAAEECEPLAGTFETSFYLDATAAQVVKRFDALRKAQPNPPLSKEHARMLEHLLRDYRRNGLELPEAGQARLRELNAQITKLGQEFDSNLAGSTVTVSATAKQLEGLPPAYIEAHKPSPDGKIAITTDYPDYFPVLQYARDRAFALELSKQFDNRASDKNVALLEKLLAVREEKAKLLGYPTWADYVLEPRMAKTPKAVADLLDGLRAHVAKKGEQEFAEFRAMHVKLGGKKTDSIPPSDRTYLEDRVRKEKYGLDSKEVSEYFEVGRVKEGILAITSRLFGVTYRPANVPKWHPDVEPMEVVDAKGQVIGRFYFDLYPRPGKYKHAAVFSIRDTKRMADGKRLLPIAAIECNFPRPAPGNPALMSHSDATTFFHEFGHVLHHLLSETDTVTFAGTSVPRDFVEAPSQMLEEWAWDKSTLALFAKHYKTDKPIPDALHAKMVRARGFGRALATQRQLFLAALDQAYHTRRTPMDTTAMLAEIQSRYTPFKHVEGTHFQGTFGHLVGYDAGYYGYQWALSIAKDLLTRFDAAGLLDEKTARDYRGAILSRGGSEEPAELVRAFLGRAPSDEAYKRFLVGAPSGPAKATPRAKKGQ, from the coding sequence ATGCGCACACCGGCTGGCCTCCTCTCTTTCGTCACCCTGGTCTCCCTCGGCCTCGCGGCCGTGAGCGCCGGCTGCGGCGCCCCGCCGCCTCCTCCCGCGCAGCCCGTGACGAAGGTCACCGTGCAGCGGGCGCCCGTGCCCACCGAAGCGCCGCCCCCGCCGCCGGCGATGCTCCCGCTCGACGTCGACCCCACCCTGCACTTCACGTCGGCCGACTCGATGCGGCGCCTGTGCCGAGAGAGCCTCGCGCAGGCCCAGAACAAGCTCAACGAGGTTCGTCTCCTCGCCAAGGCCGACGACGCCGCGCTCACCGCCGAGGCCGTGCTCGGGGGGCTCGACGACGCGCGGCTCGCGACGAAGAACGCCGGAGACTTCAGCGCGCTGATGGCGGTCGCCCACCCCGAGGAGGCGGTCCGCAAGGCCGCCGAGGAGTGCGAGCCCCTCGCGGGCACGTTCGAGACCTCGTTCTACCTCGACGCCACGGCGGCGCAGGTGGTGAAGCGCTTCGACGCGCTGCGAAAAGCCCAGCCGAACCCGCCGCTTTCCAAGGAGCACGCGCGGATGCTCGAGCACCTGCTCCGCGACTACCGGCGCAACGGCCTCGAGCTGCCCGAGGCTGGCCAGGCGCGCTTGCGAGAGCTGAACGCGCAAATCACGAAGCTCGGACAAGAGTTCGACAGCAACCTCGCGGGCTCGACCGTGACCGTCTCGGCCACGGCCAAGCAGCTCGAGGGGCTCCCGCCAGCGTACATCGAGGCCCACAAGCCCAGTCCCGACGGCAAGATCGCGATCACCACGGACTACCCCGACTACTTCCCCGTCCTCCAGTACGCGAGAGACCGCGCGTTCGCGCTCGAGCTCTCGAAGCAGTTCGACAACCGCGCCTCGGACAAGAACGTAGCCTTGCTGGAGAAGCTGCTCGCCGTGCGCGAGGAGAAGGCCAAGCTGCTCGGATACCCCACATGGGCCGACTACGTCCTCGAGCCCCGTATGGCCAAGACGCCGAAGGCGGTGGCCGACCTGCTCGACGGGCTCCGCGCCCACGTCGCCAAAAAGGGCGAGCAGGAATTCGCTGAGTTTCGAGCGATGCACGTCAAGCTTGGCGGAAAGAAGACCGACTCGATCCCCCCCTCCGACCGCACCTACCTGGAGGACCGAGTGCGGAAGGAGAAGTACGGACTCGACTCAAAAGAGGTGAGTGAGTATTTCGAAGTCGGGCGCGTGAAAGAGGGTATTCTCGCCATCACCTCGCGCTTGTTTGGCGTGACCTACCGGCCCGCGAACGTGCCGAAGTGGCACCCCGACGTCGAGCCGATGGAGGTCGTCGACGCCAAAGGGCAGGTGATCGGGCGCTTCTACTTCGACCTTTACCCGCGCCCTGGGAAGTACAAGCACGCGGCCGTGTTCTCCATTCGCGACACCAAGCGCATGGCCGACGGCAAGCGCCTGCTGCCGATCGCCGCCATCGAGTGCAATTTCCCGCGGCCCGCGCCGGGGAACCCCGCGCTCATGAGCCACTCGGACGCGACGACGTTCTTCCACGAGTTCGGCCACGTCCTGCACCACCTGCTGAGCGAGACCGACACCGTCACCTTCGCGGGCACGAGCGTGCCCCGCGACTTCGTGGAGGCGCCCTCGCAGATGCTCGAAGAGTGGGCGTGGGACAAGTCCACCTTGGCGCTCTTCGCGAAGCACTACAAGACCGACAAGCCCATCCCCGACGCGCTGCACGCCAAGATGGTCCGCGCGCGCGGCTTCGGGCGGGCCCTCGCGACGCAGCGGCAGCTCTTCCTCGCGGCGCTCGACCAGGCGTACCACACGCGCCGTACGCCGATGGACACCACCGCGATGCTCGCGGAGATCCAGTCGAGGTACACCCCCTTCAAGCACGTGGAGGGGACGCATTTCCAGGGCACGTTCGGGCACCTCGTCGGCTACGACGCGGGCTACTACGGCTACCAGTGGGCGCTCTCGATCGCGAAGGATCTGCTCACTCGTTTCGACGCCGCCGGCCTCCTCGACGAGAAGACGGCGCGCGACTACCGCGGCGCGATCCTCTCGCGCGGCGGCAGCGAGGAGCCGGCCGAGCTCGTGCGCGCCTTCCTCGGGCGGGCCCCGAGCGACGAGGCGTACAAGCGCTTCTTGGTCGGCGCGCCGAGCGGCCCCGCGAAGGCGACGCCGCGGGCGAAGAAGGGGCAGTGA
- a CDS encoding DUF2330 domain-containing protein, whose translation MMRLGRALGIAITAFVVGRSAPARACMPAPPEHHWVRIAEEQAVITYDPATKVEHFLRRASFESDVADFGFIVPLPSRPTLKEADPSVFARLDELTRPKLVYKDRLSGIDPTPLVLATFLMRSAAVATAPGAVQVLDQVTVAGYDAAVLAADSGEALAEWLRAHGYANGPEVGAWVAPYVAKRWVFAAFRMAVPPADGGGPATPEKRIGSGTVDIAFTTDTPFYPYREPESMRAPGAKAPRSLAVFFLGPDRVGGTLGENGPWVGAPTYARRLDADVAGVPGASRGLFLSKFVDRSSPRPGTDEVFFRKLEVQSELVPDPIEITVARKVPMPIDVVLVFGGAALLVGRTVRRRRQGGDG comes from the coding sequence GTGATGCGCCTCGGCCGCGCTCTGGGGATCGCGATCACCGCGTTCGTGGTAGGGCGGTCCGCGCCGGCGCGCGCGTGTATGCCCGCGCCCCCCGAGCACCATTGGGTGCGCATCGCCGAGGAGCAGGCGGTCATCACGTACGATCCGGCGACGAAGGTGGAGCACTTCCTCCGCCGCGCGAGCTTCGAGTCCGACGTCGCCGACTTCGGCTTCATCGTCCCCCTCCCCTCGCGCCCCACCCTCAAGGAGGCCGATCCGAGCGTGTTCGCCCGCCTCGACGAGCTCACGCGCCCCAAGCTCGTCTACAAGGACCGCCTCTCCGGGATCGACCCTACCCCCCTCGTGCTCGCCACGTTCCTGATGCGCAGCGCCGCGGTGGCCACCGCCCCGGGCGCGGTGCAGGTGCTAGACCAGGTGACCGTGGCGGGGTACGACGCGGCCGTGCTCGCGGCCGACTCGGGGGAGGCCCTCGCGGAGTGGCTGCGCGCCCACGGCTACGCGAACGGCCCCGAGGTGGGGGCGTGGGTGGCGCCTTACGTGGCGAAGCGGTGGGTCTTCGCGGCGTTCCGCATGGCCGTCCCACCCGCGGACGGGGGCGGGCCCGCGACCCCGGAGAAGCGCATCGGCTCCGGCACGGTGGACATCGCGTTCACGACCGACACACCCTTCTACCCGTACCGCGAGCCCGAGAGCATGCGCGCGCCGGGTGCCAAGGCGCCGCGATCGCTCGCGGTGTTCTTCTTGGGCCCCGACCGCGTGGGTGGCACCCTCGGAGAGAACGGACCGTGGGTAGGCGCGCCCACCTACGCGCGGCGCCTCGACGCGGACGTCGCGGGGGTGCCTGGCGCCTCGCGGGGGCTCTTTCTCTCCAAGTTCGTCGACCGCTCGTCTCCGCGGCCTGGCACCGACGAGGTCTTCTTTCGCAAGCTTGAGGTCCAGTCGGAGCTCGTGCCCGACCCCATCGAGATCACCGTCGCGCGCAAGGTGCCGATGCCCATCGACGTGGTGTTGGTCTTCGGCGGCGCCGCCCTGCTCGTGGGGCGGACGGTGCGGCGGAGAAGGCAGGGCGGCGACGGCTGA
- a CDS encoding serine/threonine protein kinase produces the protein MRYCEVCRAAFQERRSCPRDSVPTRADLVDPLLGAVLGERYRVLDHLASGGMGQVYRAAHTRIASLFAVKVLYGDLAYDEPMRARFEREAEVASLLQSRYIVRVVDFSQSDSGLLYLAMEHLAGDTLADLVRRAGRVEPRRALELAVQVARGLAHAHERGVVHRDLKSENVMVIREDDVDVAKVLDFGVARLRHGARLTGSRGVHGTPAFMAPEQFSGAEVDGRADLYALGVTLHELLTGTLPFDSSNPLELLRLHLTAPPPPLAPVLGTSPLVLGLEELSRGLLAKRKEDRFPSARAFVEAARRVLEPPPAPVPSIPPSHPVSGRVGPALIGVERGLLGSIWAAIELGAPAYNAGDHARCYALYRECVAAALSPQRTPPLGLAERARLLVAYEQAAAAPSPTHAAWTLRHAFDELASAAPTSNLPVRDALDLAIDVFQAVAARTYALGRADVAGPIHLRFATLLREAAAAPQGAPGRQAELPALDRALAVASRATGDAVAAALSEAFERLRQPSPQAAAQAFATAPTRHGPPIALVSDLVRGAILRAIRQGVPAYNAGDHAGCAREYQLTADAIVGECGRDPAAAPVAAWLGTIAERARAASPHDAAWMLRHAFDALLALPR, from the coding sequence GTGAGGTACTGCGAAGTCTGTCGGGCGGCGTTCCAGGAGCGCCGCTCCTGCCCGCGTGACAGCGTCCCCACGCGCGCCGATCTCGTGGATCCCCTCCTCGGCGCCGTGCTCGGCGAGCGCTATCGGGTGCTCGACCACCTCGCGTCGGGCGGCATGGGCCAGGTCTACCGGGCGGCGCACACGCGCATCGCGAGCCTCTTCGCCGTGAAGGTGCTCTACGGCGATCTCGCCTACGACGAGCCCATGCGGGCGCGCTTCGAGCGCGAGGCGGAGGTCGCGAGCCTCCTGCAGAGCCGCTACATCGTGCGGGTCGTCGACTTCAGCCAGTCGGATTCGGGGCTGCTGTATCTGGCCATGGAGCACCTCGCCGGAGACACCCTCGCCGATTTGGTGAGGCGGGCGGGAAGGGTCGAGCCGCGGCGCGCCCTCGAGCTCGCCGTGCAGGTCGCGCGCGGCTTGGCGCACGCGCACGAGCGCGGCGTGGTCCACCGCGATCTGAAGAGCGAGAACGTGATGGTCATCCGCGAGGACGACGTCGACGTCGCGAAAGTGCTCGATTTCGGGGTGGCCCGGCTTCGCCACGGCGCGCGCCTCACCGGCAGCCGCGGGGTGCACGGCACTCCGGCGTTCATGGCGCCCGAGCAGTTCTCCGGCGCCGAGGTCGACGGTCGCGCGGACCTCTACGCGCTCGGCGTCACCCTCCACGAGCTGCTCACCGGCACGCTGCCCTTCGACTCCAGCAACCCGCTCGAGCTCTTGCGCCTGCACCTCACCGCGCCGCCACCGCCGCTCGCCCCCGTGCTCGGCACGTCGCCCCTGGTGTTGGGGCTCGAGGAGCTCTCGCGCGGCCTGCTCGCCAAGCGCAAGGAGGACCGCTTCCCGTCCGCACGCGCGTTCGTGGAGGCGGCCCGCCGGGTGCTGGAGCCCCCGCCCGCGCCTGTGCCCTCCATTCCTCCAAGCCACCCGGTGTCTGGCCGCGTCGGCCCAGCTCTGATCGGCGTCGAGCGCGGGCTGCTCGGCTCGATTTGGGCCGCGATCGAGCTTGGCGCGCCGGCCTACAACGCGGGCGACCACGCGCGCTGCTACGCCCTCTATCGAGAGTGCGTCGCGGCCGCCCTCTCGCCGCAACGCACGCCCCCGCTCGGCCTCGCGGAGCGCGCGCGCCTGCTCGTGGCCTACGAGCAAGCCGCCGCGGCGCCGAGCCCCACGCACGCGGCGTGGACGCTTCGGCACGCGTTCGACGAGCTCGCGAGCGCCGCACCGACGTCGAACCTCCCCGTGCGCGACGCCCTCGACCTCGCCATCGACGTCTTCCAGGCGGTGGCCGCGCGGACCTACGCGCTCGGGCGCGCGGACGTGGCGGGCCCGATCCACCTTCGCTTCGCGACCCTGCTCCGCGAGGCTGCCGCCGCTCCTCAGGGAGCGCCCGGGCGCCAGGCCGAGCTCCCCGCGCTCGACCGCGCGCTCGCCGTCGCGAGCCGGGCGACGGGCGACGCGGTCGCCGCCGCGCTCTCGGAGGCGTTCGAGCGCTTGCGGCAGCCCTCTCCGCAGGCCGCCGCGCAGGCCTTCGCCACCGCGCCCACGCGCCATGGCCCGCCCATCGCGCTCGTCAGCGATCTCGTGAGGGGCGCGATCCTCCGCGCCATTCGCCAGGGCGTGCCGGCCTACAACGCGGGCGACCACGCGGGCTGCGCGCGCGAGTACCAGCTCACCGCCGACGCCATCGTCGGGGAGTGTGGGCGTGATCCTGCGGCAGCTCCGGTCGCTGCGTGGCTCGGCACGATCGCCGAGCGCGCCCGCGCAGCGTCACCGCACGACGCCGCGTGGATGCTGCGGCACGCGTTCGACGCGCTGCTCGCGCTTCCCCGCTGA